One part of the Zymomonas mobilis subsp. pomaceae ATCC 29192 genome encodes these proteins:
- a CDS encoding TonB-dependent receptor, whose amino-acid sequence MISKRLRIGCLTKYSLAGLTTLAYMLMSHAAYAATEETVPTEQTIDQKEKAEDKTDTPNNQDSAQKNTILVTAQKLNEARAQIQSHLGATVYSLDQKQIEAIPGGYNQQMNNILLQMPGVTQDQFSQVHIRGDHNNLQYRINGIILPEGISVFGQTLAPRMIEKMDLITGALPAQYGLRTAGIIDITTKSGLQKNGGTASIYGGSHQTIIPSVQYGGSTGSTNYYVTGEYRHTALGIDSIDGSSTPLHDHSNQGHFFGYLDHILDDSNRISLTAGYSQQNFQIPNPRNIHPGENGTTGFNLNGQTDYLSNNLDENQRERTGFAQLAFMHDSGPFSMQASIFGRYSSLDYYPSVAGELIYNGLAQRITRRNVAFGLQYDASWHVSKHHTLRGGFFFDRERGSTFSTSSVFAADDDGNQTSTLPLSVIDNGGKTQLTYSAYVQDEWKLAQNLTFNYGVRFDLYSSYRTEHQFSPRANLTWQPTKTTALHIGYSRYFSPPPFELVSYRTISRFTGTTGAATGVNQATTPYAERQNYYDAGIQQKIGRDFTFGVDGYYRQSHNLIDEGQFGEAILMTPFNYRYGKIWGIDFNSSYTHGGWHVYGNFAYQKALGKKIVSSQYNFDPDDLAYIASHYIYLDHNQSWTASGGVSYRFRDGVLKNLQLGATALYGSGLRTDLSLANGDSIPNGASVKPYASVNTTMMYRLEKQGIDLRFDIINIGDHIYQIRTGEGVGVGLPSYGARRGFFFGFSKDI is encoded by the coding sequence ATGATTTCAAAAAGACTGCGAATAGGTTGTCTGACAAAATATAGTTTAGCAGGTTTAACGACGCTGGCTTATATGTTGATGAGCCATGCCGCCTATGCAGCCACTGAAGAGACAGTTCCTACCGAACAAACAATCGATCAAAAGGAAAAGGCTGAAGACAAGACGGACACGCCTAACAATCAGGATAGTGCCCAAAAAAATACCATTTTAGTCACCGCTCAAAAACTAAACGAAGCCCGCGCCCAGATTCAATCACATCTCGGTGCTACTGTTTATTCGCTCGATCAAAAACAAATTGAAGCCATTCCGGGTGGCTATAATCAGCAAATGAATAATATCCTGTTGCAAATGCCGGGCGTTACTCAGGATCAGTTTAGTCAGGTGCATATCCGAGGCGATCATAACAATCTGCAATATCGTATCAATGGTATTATTTTACCTGAAGGCATATCGGTTTTCGGTCAAACCCTAGCCCCTCGTATGATTGAGAAGATGGATTTGATTACGGGTGCCTTGCCTGCGCAATATGGTCTACGCACCGCAGGTATCATTGATATTACGACTAAAAGCGGTTTACAGAAAAATGGCGGCACCGCCTCTATTTATGGCGGCAGCCATCAAACAATTATTCCTAGTGTGCAATATGGGGGATCAACCGGTTCTACGAACTATTATGTAACAGGTGAATACCGCCATACAGCTCTTGGTATTGATAGCATTGATGGTTCATCAACACCTTTACATGATCATAGTAATCAAGGGCATTTCTTCGGCTATCTCGACCATATTTTAGATGATAGTAACCGAATTTCGCTGACAGCTGGCTATTCTCAACAGAATTTTCAGATTCCGAATCCACGGAATATTCATCCCGGTGAAAATGGAACCACAGGCTTCAATCTTAATGGTCAGACTGATTATCTAAGTAATAATCTTGACGAGAATCAAAGAGAACGAACAGGTTTTGCCCAATTAGCTTTTATGCATGATTCTGGCCCCTTTTCGATGCAGGCTTCTATATTTGGACGTTATTCCTCTCTAGATTACTATCCTTCCGTAGCAGGTGAACTAATCTATAACGGCCTAGCGCAACGTATCACGCGAAGAAATGTCGCCTTTGGGTTGCAATATGATGCGTCTTGGCATGTCAGCAAGCATCATACCTTAAGAGGCGGCTTCTTCTTTGATCGAGAACGCGGTAGCACCTTCTCCACATCCTCGGTTTTCGCCGCAGATGATGATGGCAACCAGACGAGCACACTACCACTTTCTGTCATCGATAATGGCGGTAAAACGCAACTTACCTATAGCGCTTATGTGCAGGATGAATGGAAGCTCGCTCAGAATTTAACCTTTAATTATGGCGTGCGTTTCGATCTTTATTCAAGCTATCGTACCGAGCATCAGTTTAGCCCCCGTGCTAATCTGACATGGCAGCCTACCAAGACGACAGCCTTGCATATTGGTTATTCCCGCTATTTCTCCCCGCCGCCCTTTGAATTGGTCAGCTATCGCACCATCAGCCGCTTTACAGGGACAACGGGGGCCGCGACTGGCGTTAATCAAGCGACAACGCCTTATGCTGAACGACAAAATTACTATGATGCCGGTATTCAACAGAAAATTGGTCGCGATTTCACTTTTGGTGTTGATGGCTATTATAGGCAATCCCATAATTTGATTGATGAAGGTCAGTTTGGGGAAGCCATTCTGATGACACCATTTAATTATCGCTATGGTAAGATTTGGGGTATCGACTTTAACAGTAGCTATACTCATGGCGGATGGCATGTTTATGGCAATTTTGCCTATCAGAAAGCCTTAGGCAAGAAGATTGTTTCTAGCCAATATAATTTTGATCCTGATGATCTTGCCTATATTGCCAGCCATTATATTTATCTTGATCACAATCAAAGTTGGACAGCTTCCGGCGGCGTTTCTTATCGCTTCCGCGATGGTGTCTTAAAGAATCTGCAATTAGGGGCAACGGCGCTTTATGGCTCCGGTCTTCGCACTGACCTTTCCTTAGCGAATGGCGACAGCATTCCTAATGGTGCCAGTGTAAAACCCTATGCTTCCGTCAATACAACCATGATGTATCGTCTTGAAAAACAAGGTATTGATCTTCGCTTTGATATTATCAATATCGGCGATCATATTTACCAAATCCGCACAGGTGAAGGTGTGGGTGTTGGTTTACCCTCCTATGGGGCAAGACGCGGCTTTTTCTTTGGTTTTTCTAAAGATATTTAA
- the gltX gene encoding glutamate--tRNA ligase: protein MITTRFAPSPTGFLHVGNIRTALINWLYARHHNGRFILRIDDTDSERSTEEFTQAIRKDLAWLNLNPDAEYKQSKRIELYDIRFEYLKTQGRVYPCYETSQELELKRRIAIGRGLPPIYDRAGLRLTIEEHESFKAQGIEPHWRFRLDHSKPIIWNDLIRGPQRFDPALLSDPVIRRADGSWLYLLPSVIDDIDMEITTVVRGEDHVSNTATQIQMFSALNAEIPDFAHMALLTGGDAKISKRFGADGVADFKAADIEAIALESLLARIGTSDPVEAITDLTPLVENFDFKHFSRAPARFDMAELKHINARILHILPYKDVASRLPKDMDEKAWDIIRPNLESIQEAKFWWNIVKGDIEIPQFSEEDKAYLETACQVAKGIDWASEPWNALITTLKKESGRKGKALFLPLRLALTGQNHGPDMAGLLPLIGRENTLFRLNKAIK from the coding sequence GTGATCACTACGCGCTTTGCTCCTTCACCGACGGGCTTTCTTCATGTCGGTAATATTCGTACGGCTTTAATTAACTGGCTTTATGCCCGTCACCATAATGGCCGTTTTATTCTTCGAATTGATGATACAGATAGTGAGCGTTCGACTGAGGAATTTACGCAAGCTATCCGTAAAGATTTAGCATGGCTTAATCTCAATCCTGATGCCGAATATAAACAGTCAAAACGCATTGAACTTTATGATATTCGCTTTGAATATCTAAAAACCCAAGGACGAGTCTATCCTTGTTATGAGACCAGTCAGGAACTGGAATTAAAGCGCCGAATTGCTATTGGACGCGGTTTACCCCCTATTTATGACCGTGCAGGCTTGCGATTGACCATAGAAGAACATGAATCCTTTAAAGCACAAGGCATCGAACCGCATTGGCGTTTTCGTTTGGATCACAGTAAGCCCATTATATGGAATGATTTGATCCGTGGCCCACAGCGTTTTGATCCGGCCTTGTTATCAGATCCGGTTATCCGCCGTGCGGATGGTAGCTGGCTTTATCTCTTACCCAGTGTCATTGATGACATTGATATGGAAATCACGACCGTAGTTCGGGGTGAAGATCATGTCAGTAATACCGCCACCCAAATTCAGATGTTTTCGGCATTAAATGCCGAAATACCTGATTTTGCGCATATGGCTTTATTGACGGGCGGTGATGCTAAAATCTCCAAACGTTTCGGAGCCGATGGCGTAGCTGACTTCAAGGCTGCCGATATCGAAGCGATTGCGCTGGAATCTTTACTGGCCCGCATCGGCACAAGTGATCCTGTTGAAGCGATTACAGATCTTACGCCTTTGGTCGAAAATTTTGACTTCAAGCATTTTAGTCGTGCGCCCGCTCGTTTTGATATGGCAGAATTAAAACATATTAATGCCCGTATCTTGCATATTCTTCCTTATAAAGATGTCGCCAGCCGTTTACCCAAAGATATGGACGAAAAGGCGTGGGATATTATTCGACCAAACCTTGAATCTATTCAGGAAGCCAAATTTTGGTGGAATATTGTCAAAGGGGATATTGAAATCCCGCAATTTTCAGAGGAAGATAAAGCTTACTTGGAGACTGCCTGTCAGGTCGCCAAGGGTATAGATTGGGCTTCTGAGCCTTGGAATGCTCTGATTACAACGCTTAAAAAGGAAAGTGGACGTAAGGGGAAAGCGTTGTTCTTGCCGCTGCGTTTAGCGTTGACAGGACAAAATCATGGTCCGGATATGGCCGGATTACTTCCTTTGATCGGCCGTGAAAATACGTTATTCCGTCTGAATAAAGCAATTAAATAG
- a CDS encoding NAD+ synthase: MTDHLTIMLAQIRQTVGDCRANADAILKIRDEAENTDLILFPELQLIGYPPEDMVLKSGLLDSADRELARLTQATNDGGAALLVGTAWREKDKLFNAMVLLDQGKIAAIRYKYDLPNYGTFDEKRLFSSGLLPEPIIFRGVSLGIPICEDIWTATVCDHLKRRGAELLLVPNGSPFETGKYSIRRQLVAERVHETQLPCVYLNRVGGQDEIVFDGGSFILNADQKPALILPQWQEVIILTHWQKKEQGWYCLEGEKAEIQSGENGQLAEIYQAMMMGLGDYVRQNGFPGVILGLSGGIDSAISAAVAVDALGADKVWCVMLPSRYTSAESLEDAQLCADMLGCRLDSVPINPSVEAMDQMLASLFKDRQPDLTEENIQSRLRGVVLMAISNKFGPMVLTTGNKSEMAVGYATLYGDMNGGYSVLKDLYKSDVFKIARWRNTYNPVDGLGPKGPVMPERVITKPPSAELREDQKDSDSLPSYDILDAILIGLVEEELSVSDLVAKGYDEALVTRIENLLYRAEYKRRQAPPGVKLGIRNFGRDRRYPLSHHFRSSHS, translated from the coding sequence ATGACCGACCATTTAACTATAATGCTGGCTCAGATTCGTCAGACAGTTGGTGATTGCCGTGCCAATGCCGATGCCATATTAAAAATCAGGGATGAAGCTGAAAATACGGATCTTATCTTATTTCCTGAATTACAGCTTATTGGTTATCCTCCAGAAGATATGGTCTTAAAATCTGGATTATTAGACTCTGCCGATAGAGAGCTTGCACGACTGACCCAAGCGACCAATGACGGAGGAGCCGCCCTTCTAGTAGGCACAGCGTGGCGGGAAAAAGATAAATTATTTAATGCTATGGTTCTTTTGGATCAGGGTAAAATCGCCGCAATCCGCTATAAATATGATCTGCCAAATTATGGCACCTTTGATGAAAAACGCCTCTTTTCATCCGGTCTATTGCCTGAACCGATTATCTTTCGAGGCGTTTCTTTGGGAATTCCGATTTGTGAAGATATTTGGACAGCTACAGTTTGCGATCATTTAAAAAGACGAGGTGCCGAATTATTGCTGGTGCCTAATGGTAGCCCGTTTGAAACGGGAAAATATAGTATCCGCCGTCAATTAGTTGCTGAAAGAGTCCATGAAACCCAGTTACCTTGTGTTTATCTCAATCGGGTAGGGGGACAGGATGAGATCGTCTTTGATGGGGGATCGTTCATTCTTAATGCAGACCAAAAACCGGCGCTTATCTTACCCCAATGGCAGGAAGTCATAATCCTTACTCATTGGCAAAAAAAGGAACAGGGCTGGTATTGTTTAGAAGGTGAAAAGGCTGAGATACAATCGGGAGAAAATGGCCAGCTAGCTGAAATCTACCAAGCCATGATGATGGGTTTGGGGGATTACGTGCGTCAAAATGGTTTTCCTGGGGTTATATTGGGATTGTCCGGTGGAATAGATAGTGCGATCTCTGCCGCCGTGGCTGTCGATGCCTTGGGCGCTGATAAGGTGTGGTGTGTTATGTTACCATCACGCTATACTAGCGCCGAAAGCCTTGAAGATGCTCAGCTTTGCGCTGATATGTTGGGATGTAGGCTAGATAGTGTACCGATTAATCCTTCAGTCGAGGCCATGGATCAGATGTTGGCCTCTCTTTTCAAAGATCGTCAACCTGATCTGACCGAAGAAAATATTCAATCTCGCCTACGGGGCGTAGTATTAATGGCAATTTCCAATAAATTTGGTCCGATGGTATTAACGACCGGCAATAAAAGCGAAATGGCTGTAGGCTATGCCACGCTCTATGGTGATATGAATGGCGGCTACTCTGTTTTAAAAGACCTCTACAAAAGCGATGTCTTTAAAATTGCACGTTGGCGTAACACCTATAATCCTGTGGATGGACTAGGGCCCAAAGGTCCCGTCATGCCAGAACGTGTTATTACAAAACCGCCTTCTGCTGAATTACGCGAAGATCAAAAAGACAGCGATTCCTTACCTTCATATGATATTCTTGATGCTATTCTAATAGGATTAGTGGAGGAGGAACTATCCGTGTCCGATCTTGTTGCTAAAGGCTATGATGAAGCCTTGGTAACGCGTATTGAAAACCTGCTTTATCGGGCAGAATATAAAAGACGTCAGGCACCTCCCGGCGTTAAGTTGGGGATACGCAATTTCGGTCGAGATCGCCGCTATCCCCTTTCGCATCATTTTCGTTCTTCTCATTCCTGA
- a CDS encoding nuclease-related domain-containing protein, with protein sequence MLNSIIIVFVLFTCLIIPIATAGIYILSEKRSKRRSPITEPLLPLPGETLSKSLQHQNIKLIMIMQAAILIPSIVTIILLYQWVIPSQIKFHVLDIVLAVIFISSIAWSVYATKSIMEKRRAIIAGLQGERATAQCFQPLLQEGWQIFHDLQCPRGNIDHVLVGPTGVFAIETKYRSKYAHIKGRQNALAQYDGQIILFSGKNREEIALQQARAVSMELAKNLQGKLGHFVPVTPVVSLPGWYVEGRSLNTHQEVIVLNPKNHALLTKRAVTIKPMLYNRICAALTEMTLRGTQ encoded by the coding sequence TTGCTTAATAGCATTATTATTGTCTTTGTTCTTTTTACTTGTCTCATAATTCCGATCGCGACAGCAGGTATTTATATCCTCAGTGAAAAACGCTCGAAACGTCGAAGTCCTATTACAGAACCGCTTTTACCCCTTCCCGGTGAAACCCTGAGTAAAAGCTTACAGCATCAAAATATCAAACTTATAATGATAATGCAGGCCGCTATTTTGATACCTTCTATTGTTACCATTATTTTATTATATCAATGGGTTATACCTTCACAAATCAAATTTCATGTCCTTGATATTGTTTTAGCTGTCATTTTTATAAGCAGTATCGCATGGTCGGTTTATGCCACCAAATCTATAATGGAAAAAAGACGCGCTATCATCGCTGGTTTACAAGGGGAAAGAGCAACGGCGCAGTGTTTTCAGCCTTTATTGCAAGAGGGATGGCAAATTTTTCATGATTTACAATGCCCAAGAGGTAATATTGATCATGTATTGGTCGGGCCTACGGGTGTATTTGCTATCGAAACAAAATATCGTTCTAAATATGCCCATATTAAAGGCCGTCAAAATGCACTTGCCCAATATGATGGGCAGATTATTCTTTTTTCTGGTAAAAACAGAGAAGAGATAGCCTTACAGCAAGCCCGTGCTGTAAGCATGGAACTCGCCAAAAATTTACAAGGAAAATTGGGCCATTTCGTACCTGTAACACCCGTTGTTTCTTTACCGGGGTGGTATGTGGAGGGCCGTTCACTCAACACGCATCAAGAAGTGATCGTCCTAAACCCTAAAAATCATGCGCTTCTTACTAAAAGAGCTGTCACTATTAAACCTATGCTCTATAATCGAATTTGTGCGGCTTTAACTGAAATGACCCTGCGCGGCACGCAATAA
- a CDS encoding tetratricopeptide repeat protein → MKGPSKFFLMVLFFNFPLHAQIILDTPTYIAVPHEYYKNDAMKEKFAIELYSKAFNFEFFNPSMAIDTYDDFYDRFKGDKSPVIHEYLAKSLLRKALLLSTIGHNNAAFSCFNKLILHLDKSESSNDQQYVALAFFYKATLLARMQKTQEALSEYDKFLSINRSGQDDLKQERIIALLNKGILLKDNNQFQAALDTYDSLLQLFGKYNDPFIEEELAKCLYNKALLLEDMKQPEKAVIVYQTVIDRFQNADRNELQEIVISSLFNQANTLKKINIFDKSIDDYDKIINKFKDTKSITIKEKVIFSFINKALLLNDMGKASEAILFLNKAIDLFSANNDKYMQEAIAKVLFDKGVILGKISKRNEAIFFYDAVITRFLSSIPTMEEDTAAAFFNKAILLAEDKRTQEAIKTYDEIYTRFKASKSPPVENIISGALFNKGIAYSMLHQREAALAAYDKLLSRYKDSDNPVIIQDVTSALFNKASLTNLLGHPDEAVDLYDKLINHFKDRSSPTIALIVAESFFNKAVILDHLEKSEEAATVFDALIVYLKDFPSSEMQQWGEKARLYRSKIMQK, encoded by the coding sequence ATGAAGGGGCCATCGAAATTCTTTTTAATGGTATTATTTTTTAATTTTCCTCTTCATGCCCAGATTATTTTAGATACGCCTACTTACATCGCGGTTCCCCATGAATATTATAAGAATGATGCGATGAAGGAAAAATTTGCAATAGAACTTTATAGCAAAGCCTTTAATTTTGAATTTTTTAACCCGTCGATGGCTATTGATACTTACGATGATTTTTATGACCGCTTTAAAGGGGATAAATCACCCGTTATCCATGAATATTTAGCCAAAAGCCTTTTAAGAAAAGCCCTTTTGTTAAGCACTATAGGGCATAATAATGCAGCATTCTCCTGTTTTAATAAGCTAATTCTTCATTTGGATAAAAGTGAATCGTCCAATGATCAACAATATGTTGCATTAGCTTTTTTCTATAAAGCAACCCTTTTAGCCCGCATGCAAAAAACACAAGAAGCGCTATCAGAATATGATAAATTTTTGTCAATCAACCGATCGGGGCAAGATGATCTTAAACAAGAAAGAATTATTGCACTGTTGAATAAAGGGATTTTACTCAAGGATAATAATCAGTTTCAAGCGGCGCTTGATACATATGATAGCCTACTTCAACTTTTTGGAAAGTATAACGATCCGTTTATTGAAGAGGAATTAGCTAAATGCCTTTATAATAAAGCGCTTTTGCTAGAGGATATGAAACAACCGGAAAAAGCGGTTATAGTTTATCAGACGGTTATAGACCGTTTCCAAAATGCTGACCGGAATGAATTACAAGAAATAGTCATATCTTCTCTTTTCAATCAAGCGAACACACTTAAAAAAATAAATATTTTTGATAAATCTATTGATGATTATGATAAGATCATAAATAAATTTAAAGATACGAAATCAATAACAATAAAAGAAAAAGTAATATTTTCTTTTATCAATAAAGCATTACTGCTCAATGATATGGGTAAAGCATCAGAAGCAATCTTATTTTTGAATAAGGCTATTGATCTATTTAGTGCGAACAATGATAAATATATGCAAGAGGCTATCGCAAAAGTTCTGTTTGATAAGGGCGTTATTTTAGGCAAAATTTCTAAAAGAAATGAGGCTATTTTTTTCTATGATGCTGTAATTACACGTTTTCTTTCTTCTATTCCAACTATGGAAGAGGATACTGCGGCGGCTTTCTTTAACAAGGCTATTCTTTTGGCCGAAGATAAGCGCACGCAAGAAGCTATTAAAACTTATGATGAAATTTATACCCGTTTTAAAGCCTCGAAATCGCCTCCCGTCGAAAATATCATAAGTGGTGCCCTCTTTAATAAAGGCATTGCCTATAGCATGTTGCATCAACGTGAGGCCGCACTAGCAGCCTATGATAAATTGCTCTCCCGTTATAAAGACTCTGATAATCCGGTAATTATCCAAGATGTCACCAGTGCTTTATTCAACAAGGCTAGTCTTACTAACCTGTTAGGGCATCCCGATGAAGCGGTTGACCTTTATGATAAACTGATCAATCATTTTAAAGACCGATCCTCTCCAACCATAGCTCTCATTGTAGCCGAATCCTTTTTTAATAAAGCTGTCATTTTGGATCATTTGGAAAAGTCAGAAGAGGCCGCCACGGTTTTTGATGCATTGATCGTTTATCTTAAAGACTTCCCGTCTTCTGAAATGCAACAATGGGGAGAAAAGGCGCGCCTCTATAGATCAAAAATAATGCAAAAATGA
- a CDS encoding serine hydrolase domain-containing protein: MSFSEILDNLVKDAFLPMDSFISEHKIPCASLGVVTREGKQAFHFSGYAQLIPEKERLTRHHWFDLASLTKVMATTPALLKLVDNGFIDLDSPLTEAIPDLRQYEVNTAYERGLTFRDCLTHNTELPAVEPLYTYGDDPNRLRHFILQNPWKRVSVPVYSDINFILIGIAIERLTGLPLRALALPPGLTYGASPDLAVATENCVFRHHVLKGEVHDENAWALGGAAGHAGLFGTIEGVLHFAYSLLTGEGASDKAIRAMRQRSANPKRSIGWECKSDNWAGGQACSGQTIGHTGFTGTGLWIDFQRGIAWTLLTNRVHPTRFSGVPMQSIRKQVSDRIIEGWDKVYL, translated from the coding sequence ATTTCATTCTCTGAAATTTTAGATAATCTTGTAAAAGACGCTTTTTTGCCGATGGATAGTTTTATCTCTGAGCACAAAATACCCTGTGCTTCACTGGGTGTGGTTACACGCGAAGGAAAACAGGCTTTTCATTTTTCAGGCTATGCACAACTTATCCCTGAAAAAGAACGCTTAACGCGGCATCACTGGTTCGATCTGGCATCCCTAACCAAGGTTATGGCAACGACGCCTGCCCTTTTGAAACTCGTTGATAATGGCTTCATTGATCTTGATTCTCCCTTGACTGAGGCCATACCTGATCTAAGGCAATATGAAGTCAATACCGCCTATGAACGCGGACTTACTTTTCGGGATTGCTTGACACATAATACAGAACTACCTGCGGTTGAGCCCCTCTATACCTATGGCGATGATCCCAACAGATTGCGGCATTTTATTCTACAAAACCCGTGGAAAAGAGTATCGGTGCCCGTCTATTCTGATATTAATTTTATCCTGATCGGGATTGCTATAGAAAGATTGACAGGTCTTCCTTTAAGGGCATTAGCATTACCCCCTGGTCTTACTTATGGGGCATCACCTGATTTAGCCGTCGCAACAGAAAACTGCGTTTTTCGTCATCATGTCCTAAAAGGAGAAGTGCATGATGAAAATGCATGGGCTTTAGGCGGTGCAGCGGGTCATGCGGGTCTCTTTGGAACTATAGAAGGCGTTCTTCATTTTGCCTATTCTCTTTTAACAGGCGAGGGTGCTTCCGATAAGGCTATTCGCGCAATGCGCCAGCGTTCTGCTAATCCCAAAAGAAGTATAGGATGGGAATGTAAATCGGATAATTGGGCGGGTGGACAAGCCTGTTCTGGGCAGACAATTGGCCATACTGGATTTACAGGCACGGGGTTATGGATTGATTTTCAACGCGGTATAGCTTGGACTTTACTCACTAATCGAGTTCATCCTACCCGTTTTTCGGGTGTTCCGATGCAGAGCATCCGAAAACAGGTCAGTGACAGAATTATTGAGGGTTGGGATAAGGTATATTTATAA